A genomic stretch from Xiphophorus maculatus strain JP 163 A chromosome 16, X_maculatus-5.0-male, whole genome shotgun sequence includes:
- the hsd3b7 gene encoding 3 beta-hydroxysteroid dehydrogenase type 7 → MAENKRTLVYLITGGCGFLGKHLLDVLLEKEEKLAEVRVFDKHTYPGFHEQRKTDEVKVTLIQGDITDYSSVLEATRGVDVVIHSASLVDVWHKIPAFLIYSVNVTGTENVIRACVECGVERLVYTSSMEVIGPNVNGDHFKRGNEDTKYEVKHTMAYPKSKAKAEKVVLKANGKKLKSGKCLYTCSLRPTGIYGEGHQLMRDFYNLAVERGGLVIGGVPDHIEHGRVYAGNVAWMHVLAARALKTNPEKVGGEAFFCYDESPYKSYEDFNMELLSEFNFRKVCMPGIVLFFLAILNDFLRWILSPFYNYTPLLNRYTLAVASTTFTVQTDKAQRYFQYQPLYDWNQCLARTQSWIRTFPTDKSKDS, encoded by the exons ATGGCAGAAAACAAGCGGACGCTCGTCTATTTGATCACCGGAGGCTGTGGTTTCCTCGGCAAGCATCTGCTCGATGTTTTGCTAGAGAAAGAGGAGAAGCTGGCGGAGGTGCGGGTGTTTGACAAGCACACATATCCCGGGTTTCACGAACAGAGGAAGACAG ATGAGGTGAAAGTGACTTTAATCCAAGGAGACATCACAGATTACAGCAGTGTGTTGGAGGCCACCCGAGGGGTCGACGTTGTAATCCACTCTGCCAGCCTGGTGGATGTCTGGCACAAAATCCCAGCGTTCCTCATCTACTCCGTCAACGTTACAG GAACGGAGAACGTGATCCGAGCGTGCGTGGAATGTGGCGTCGAGCGCCTCGTCTACACCAGCAGCATGGAAGTGATTGGACCCAACGTGAACGGCGATCATTTCAAGAG aggAAATGAAGACACAAAATACGAAGTGAAGCACACCATGGCATATCCCAAGAGTAAAGCAAAGGCGGAGAAAGTTGTCTTGAAAGCTAATGGCAAAAAG CTAAAGAGTGGGAAGTGTTTGTACACCTGTTCGCTGAGACCCACGGGGATCTACGGCGAAGGCCACCAGCTGATGAGAGACTTCTACAACCTGGCTGTGGAAAGGGGAGGCCTGGTCATCGGGGGCGTCCCAGATCACATCGAACACGGCCGAGTCTACGCAG GTAATGTCGCCTGGATGCATGTACTCGCAGCTCGAGCCCTGAAGACGAATCCTGAGAAAGTTGGCGGTGAAGCTTTCTTCTGCTACGACGAGTCGCCCTACAAAAGCTACGAGGACTTCAACATGGAGTTGCTGTCCGAGTTCAACTTCCGTAAGGTCTGCATGCCGGGCATCGTCCTCTTTTTCCTGGCCATCCTGAATGACTTTCTGCGCTGGATACTGAGCCCGTTCTACAACTACACGCCGCTGCTGAACCGATACACGTTGGCGGTGGCCAGCACCACCTTCACGGTGCAAACGGACAAAGCGCAGAGGTATTTCCAGTACCAGCCCCTTTACGACTGGAATCAGTGTCTAGCGCGAACGCAGTCGTGGATCAGAACGTTCCCAACAGACAAATCAAAGGACAGCTAG